A region of Kribbella sp. NBC_01245 DNA encodes the following proteins:
- a CDS encoding alpha/beta fold hydrolase — MDINRRRALGLGAGVAAVLTGGAAQAAQAQAQAGAPSDEALARSLGLRSRYAQVNGVRLHYVTGGSGEPLVLVPGWPQTWWAWHKVLPALAERYQVIALDMRGMGGSAKPAGGYDKKTMARDIFELTRHLGFGKVNIAGHDIGSMVAHSFAVNHAAATDKVVLMDVGHPDPSLYDIPLLPRPHEGLNLWWFAFNQVQGLPEQLVAGRSRFLVDHLFDTILMDPASIGERDRRIYAQAYAKPDAIRAGNAWYQAFHTDIADFATYGKITAPLLGLASEYSYDFMQYVWAGQGTDVRVQKVPNTAHFLAEENPTAVLSALTTFLG; from the coding sequence ATGGACATCAACAGGCGAAGGGCATTAGGGCTCGGGGCAGGCGTGGCGGCGGTCCTGACAGGTGGAGCAGCGCAAGCGGCGCAGGCTCAAGCGCAGGCGGGCGCGCCATCCGATGAGGCGCTGGCGAGATCGCTCGGTCTGCGCAGCCGGTACGCACAGGTGAACGGCGTCCGGCTGCATTACGTGACGGGCGGTTCGGGGGAGCCACTAGTGCTGGTTCCGGGCTGGCCGCAGACCTGGTGGGCGTGGCACAAAGTGCTGCCGGCGTTGGCCGAGCGCTATCAGGTGATCGCGCTCGACATGCGCGGTATGGGCGGCTCGGCCAAACCGGCCGGCGGGTACGACAAGAAGACGATGGCAAGGGACATCTTCGAACTGACCCGGCACCTCGGCTTCGGCAAGGTGAACATCGCCGGCCACGACATCGGTTCGATGGTGGCGCACAGCTTTGCCGTCAACCACGCCGCGGCGACGGACAAGGTCGTGCTGATGGACGTCGGCCACCCTGATCCGAGCCTGTACGACATCCCGTTGCTTCCGCGGCCGCACGAGGGGCTCAACCTCTGGTGGTTCGCCTTCAACCAGGTACAGGGACTGCCCGAACAACTCGTGGCGGGGCGTTCGCGTTTCCTGGTGGATCACCTGTTCGACACGATCCTGATGGACCCGGCCTCGATCGGTGAGCGGGACCGCCGGATCTACGCGCAGGCGTACGCCAAGCCCGACGCGATCCGTGCCGGGAACGCCTGGTACCAGGCCTTCCATACCGATATCGCCGACTTCGCGACGTACGGCAAGATCACCGCGCCGCTGCTCGGTCTGGCGTCGGAGTACAGCTACGACTTCATGCAGTACGTCTGGGCCGGGCAGGGCACCGACGTGCGAGTCCAGAAGGTGCCGAACACCGCGCATTTCCTCGCCGAGGAGAATCCCACCGCCGTCCTCTCGGCCCTCACCACCTTCCTCGGCTGA
- a CDS encoding NAD(P)/FAD-dependent oxidoreductase, translated as MNHHPHRIVVLGAGYTGMLAAVRLARRTRKLDVEITLVNPSARFTERLRMHQIAAGQELADHRIPDLLAGAGVEFVQGWATSIDTVGQRVLVDDTTALRYDTLVYALGSSTATDIVPGAADHAWTLNDPRTAHRFSEQLAAVAADGGKVAVCGGGLTGIEAAAEIAENHPGLTVTLISGSRPGAMMGDKARAYLNKALDRLGVVREIGHAVTKVLPDAVELANGELVAADLVLWTAGVRVSPLAAQAGIETDARGLIVVDPGLRSVSHPNIHAIGDAAAVRQPWGQIHGTCQSGLPTAAYTADAIARELRGKQVKPFRFGYFHQPVSLGRKDAVIQFTNADDTPGRFHLTGRVAVKYKEAVSSSPVPTFKLSRKLTMSVQLSKDGKATRAAKG; from the coding sequence ATGAACCACCACCCGCATCGGATCGTCGTCCTCGGCGCCGGTTACACCGGCATGCTGGCCGCAGTGCGGTTGGCCAGGCGGACCCGCAAGCTCGATGTCGAGATCACCTTGGTGAACCCGTCCGCCCGCTTCACCGAGCGGCTGCGGATGCACCAGATCGCGGCGGGCCAGGAACTTGCCGATCATCGGATTCCCGACCTGCTGGCAGGCGCCGGCGTCGAGTTCGTCCAGGGCTGGGCCACGTCCATCGACACGGTTGGCCAGCGGGTCCTCGTCGACGACACCACGGCCCTGCGCTACGACACCCTCGTGTACGCGCTCGGCAGCAGCACGGCCACGGACATCGTGCCCGGTGCCGCCGACCACGCTTGGACCTTGAACGATCCCCGCACCGCACACCGCTTCTCCGAACAGCTCGCGGCGGTCGCGGCCGATGGCGGCAAGGTCGCGGTCTGCGGCGGCGGCTTGACCGGCATCGAGGCCGCGGCCGAAATCGCCGAGAACCACCCGGGACTGACGGTCACGCTGATCAGTGGCAGCCGCCCGGGCGCGATGATGGGCGACAAAGCGCGGGCCTACCTGAACAAGGCGCTGGACCGGCTCGGTGTCGTGCGCGAGATCGGTCACGCTGTCACCAAGGTCCTTCCCGATGCGGTCGAGCTGGCCAACGGCGAGCTGGTTGCCGCGGACCTGGTTCTGTGGACCGCCGGCGTCCGGGTGTCTCCGCTGGCTGCCCAGGCGGGCATTGAAACCGACGCCCGCGGCCTGATCGTCGTCGACCCGGGCCTGCGTTCGGTGTCGCACCCGAACATCCACGCCATCGGCGATGCCGCGGCTGTACGGCAGCCCTGGGGCCAGATCCACGGCACCTGCCAGTCAGGCCTGCCGACCGCCGCCTATACCGCCGACGCGATCGCGCGGGAACTGCGCGGCAAGCAGGTAAAGCCGTTCCGGTTCGGCTACTTCCACCAGCCGGTCAGCCTCGGACGCAAGGACGCGGTCATCCAGTTCACCAACGCCGACGACACCCCCGGACGGTTCCATCTGACCGGACGTGTCGCGGTGAAGTACAAGGAGGCCGTCAGCAGCAGCCCGGTGCCGACCTTCAAGCTGAGCAGGAAGCTGACGATGTCGGTCCAGCTGTCCAAGGACGGCAAGGCGACTCGCGCAGCCAAAGGCTGA
- a CDS encoding pyridoxamine 5'-phosphate oxidase family protein, producing MADALAELQDRTFSRATAATAKSYPPERRLTAEQLTSYLSRREYAVIGSTRPDGRPHASMSMYIRSGSAFWLPTMAGSVRAINLRTQPWLTLVVAENDDDTHIAVIAEGPAEVVPLDDLPGDVRAVVDRQYAYVWKWVDAWIWVKTERVLSYAAEAAQP from the coding sequence ATGGCTGATGCGCTGGCAGAGTTGCAGGATCGGACCTTCAGTCGCGCGACCGCGGCGACTGCCAAGAGCTATCCGCCGGAGCGTCGACTGACTGCCGAGCAGCTGACGAGTTACCTGAGCCGTCGCGAGTACGCGGTGATCGGTTCGACTCGGCCGGACGGTCGGCCGCATGCGTCGATGTCGATGTACATCAGGAGTGGCAGCGCGTTCTGGCTGCCGACGATGGCGGGGTCGGTCCGCGCCATCAATCTGCGGACGCAACCGTGGCTGACTCTTGTCGTCGCCGAGAACGATGACGACACCCACATCGCGGTCATCGCCGAAGGTCCGGCCGAGGTCGTCCCGCTGGATGACTTGCCCGGCGACGTACGCGCGGTCGTCGATCGGCAGTACGCGTACGTCTGGAAGTGGGTCGACGCCTGGATCTGGGTCAAGACCGAGCGGGTGCTGTCGTACGCAGCCGAAGCCGCCCAACCCTAG
- a CDS encoding ATP-binding protein produces MSMDDVLRRRFIAIATDTFVANAVYPPLDVESEVAAVAGWLMDEALQDRRFSNEGYEPLARCPTSDQIKKLVTGAELSAGDAVFLYVTGHGQTEQGVHWVVLHDSQPGRLSHRSLSTADLIRWIAAYTDLTQVVVIVDLCQAADAVDELPAALQRDLPEGWFVLFTAPAGRDAGLGAFSGELQTLIADYREGRVKESNSLDEYLDASPFIRTLKQRMAVRHRQKITVINEPYGSSVCLPNPRFDSARVTPVATSPARRDLAVLQSALDTHWLHRAPVTSEQGSVFTGRKRLMNRLIEFATGAPGSLIVTGRAGCGKSAVLARLVTCSDPMFREQYADAVAVAEPVPPIDSVDVAILATGKTQNQIARQLAESLGAAAPPGNTLDDWITAILSELSRRDEPPTVVIDGLDEASDPTAVALALLERLNPPRARGMRLLIGVRSSGSGAAEVPGGRQLADVLVAALAADRLRVDADEFWEHEDLASYAAQLLARGSTPSNEQVQLADRIAAQAERSYLLCGLAARHLTDTPPGGVDDERLREVLGTGINQLVFDDLQTSIADIRAREKVWRLLRVAALTFGRGVPWRDVWPAAASAVDGSEVIDSSDVQWLLAHRVSGYLIRDVEDGAVVYRLFHDELREALAAGRVGASSREDAQRAITHALLAMSGWNGRLR; encoded by the coding sequence ATGAGCATGGATGACGTACTGCGTCGCCGCTTCATCGCGATAGCCACCGATACGTTCGTTGCGAATGCCGTCTATCCACCACTCGACGTCGAGTCGGAAGTCGCTGCGGTCGCTGGTTGGCTCATGGACGAGGCCTTGCAGGATCGCCGGTTCTCCAACGAGGGATACGAGCCGCTGGCCCGCTGCCCGACGTCCGACCAGATCAAGAAGCTTGTCACCGGCGCCGAGCTCAGCGCCGGCGACGCGGTGTTCCTCTATGTCACCGGGCACGGCCAGACCGAACAGGGCGTGCACTGGGTCGTCCTGCACGATAGCCAGCCGGGCAGGCTGTCGCACCGGTCGTTGAGTACGGCGGATCTGATCAGATGGATCGCGGCGTACACGGATCTCACGCAGGTCGTCGTCATCGTTGACCTCTGCCAGGCGGCGGACGCTGTTGACGAGCTCCCAGCGGCGCTCCAACGCGATCTGCCGGAAGGATGGTTCGTCCTGTTCACCGCGCCGGCCGGTCGCGATGCCGGCCTCGGAGCCTTCTCGGGCGAGCTCCAGACGCTGATCGCCGATTACCGGGAGGGCCGGGTCAAGGAGAGCAACAGCCTCGACGAGTACCTCGATGCGTCCCCGTTCATCAGGACTCTGAAGCAGCGGATGGCGGTACGGCATCGCCAGAAGATCACCGTCATCAACGAGCCGTACGGGTCGAGTGTCTGTCTGCCGAACCCCAGGTTCGACTCGGCCCGGGTGACTCCTGTCGCGACCAGCCCGGCCCGCCGCGATCTCGCCGTACTGCAAAGTGCGCTTGACACACATTGGCTGCATCGTGCCCCAGTGACGTCTGAACAGGGTTCGGTCTTCACTGGCCGGAAGCGGTTGATGAATCGCTTGATCGAGTTCGCCACCGGTGCGCCCGGCTCCCTGATCGTCACGGGCCGGGCGGGATGCGGGAAGTCCGCCGTACTGGCCCGCTTGGTCACGTGCAGCGATCCGATGTTTCGCGAGCAGTACGCCGACGCGGTGGCCGTGGCCGAGCCGGTTCCCCCGATCGACTCGGTCGACGTCGCCATCCTCGCGACCGGCAAGACCCAGAACCAGATCGCCCGTCAGCTCGCCGAATCCCTCGGCGCGGCGGCACCTCCGGGCAATACCCTCGACGACTGGATCACCGCGATCCTGAGCGAGCTGTCTCGCCGTGATGAGCCGCCAACGGTCGTCATCGACGGACTCGACGAGGCAAGTGATCCGACCGCGGTCGCGCTGGCCCTGCTCGAGCGGCTCAACCCGCCACGGGCTCGGGGCATGCGGCTGTTGATAGGTGTCAGGTCATCCGGATCCGGGGCGGCCGAGGTTCCTGGCGGTCGCCAGTTGGCCGACGTACTCGTCGCTGCTCTGGCCGCGGACCGGCTGCGAGTCGACGCGGACGAGTTCTGGGAACACGAGGATCTCGCGAGCTATGCCGCCCAGTTGCTGGCTCGAGGCAGTACGCCCAGCAATGAGCAAGTCCAGCTGGCCGACCGGATCGCGGCCCAGGCGGAACGGTCGTATCTGCTCTGCGGACTGGCGGCCCGTCACCTGACGGACACGCCGCCTGGCGGGGTCGACGACGAGCGGTTGCGCGAGGTTCTCGGGACCGGGATCAACCAACTGGTGTTCGACGATCTGCAGACCTCGATCGCCGACATACGCGCCAGGGAGAAGGTCTGGCGGCTCTTGCGGGTGGCGGCACTCACCTTCGGACGTGGCGTTCCCTGGCGCGATGTCTGGCCTGCGGCCGCGTCCGCCGTCGATGGGTCGGAGGTGATCGATTCGAGCGATGTCCAGTGGCTACTCGCTCATCGGGTAAGTGGCTATCTCATCCGCGACGTGGAGGACGGCGCTGTCGTCTACCGGCTGTTCCACGACGAGCTGAGAGAGGCGCTGGCCGCGGGGCGAGTGGGAGCGTCCAGTCGGGAGGATGCCCAGAGAGCCATTACGCATGCCCTGCTGGCAATGTCCGGGTGGAATGGGAGGCTGCGATGA
- a CDS encoding WD40 repeat domain-containing protein codes for MTEVPPYVRRHLASHAAEAGMLEEILDPEKLPYLDPVRVAELLRLTQPPSYSELWQVLGAWRSVRHRLSWEDPRGNAAALDAALLANGMVPPTRSGPGLTWRPRWSTWMTGGTVVSSPIGPGEGGRPTAAFGFMAGRVVLAVGEVSGDVSLWEASTGQVLGEPLRSPAELGAVAMRGATLAVISRGGRLTIWDATTRARLHDLTLDGGPFRSIAIAEWRGRYVVAAAGGTGLLSLHWADSGLSAMGSIQSPGEVRSVALAETSLGLIAALGHGHSQAIVTLWNLDAPEPRLPEVYAGGEVNAVDLLEVADHEILVAIGTEAGLASVWEFGTRRRLCGQPWRYDAEVRAVALGLVEGTPTLAAGDMHGTVHLGPVGPAAAGTHLPHPDAITSIEFGPVDGRTMLASACLDGNTRLWDPVQPSAARVPAEGHAGSIVLVQRTPTGVPDVVTGNDLAVVQWWSGAEGRLLGEFAVARQAPVRTVKQSRNPVADVAAGYVDDRLIALTSYQGTVELLEFDDPSSEPPRVLHQYPAKDRRWRPVTLYVGAGRALFTAQEDWSSPVRVYDAFTGRPATRQHAVPDGSTVRGFHHGLGRLWLAVTEDDQLLRLIEVGRRVRQLGRPIRTQSWNVAVALGVLEGDDVLAVLTPGLLRFCDAKSGTDRIPPVETSLTCWGVKFARLGERDLVLTGHHSTIRVWNPYTGRMLTKLAFGTPIESMAVSSAADGSLTVAVGGPGLLLTNLREPQPPL; via the coding sequence ATGACCGAGGTGCCGCCGTACGTGCGTAGACACCTGGCCAGCCACGCAGCAGAAGCCGGAATGCTGGAGGAGATCCTGGATCCGGAGAAGCTCCCGTACCTCGATCCGGTCCGCGTGGCCGAGCTACTGCGGTTGACACAACCTCCGTCGTACTCCGAGCTGTGGCAAGTCCTGGGCGCTTGGCGATCCGTACGACATCGCCTGTCCTGGGAGGATCCGCGCGGCAACGCGGCCGCGCTCGACGCCGCGCTGCTCGCCAACGGCATGGTGCCTCCGACCAGGAGCGGACCAGGACTGACCTGGCGGCCACGCTGGTCCACCTGGATGACCGGCGGCACCGTCGTCAGTTCCCCGATCGGCCCTGGCGAGGGAGGGCGACCGACTGCGGCCTTCGGATTCATGGCCGGTCGTGTGGTCCTGGCAGTCGGCGAAGTCAGCGGCGACGTGTCGCTGTGGGAGGCGTCAACGGGACAGGTCCTGGGTGAGCCGCTGCGCAGCCCAGCCGAGCTTGGCGCAGTGGCGATGCGTGGAGCAACGCTCGCCGTCATCAGCCGCGGGGGTCGACTGACGATTTGGGACGCCACCACGCGGGCGCGACTGCACGATCTCACGCTCGATGGCGGCCCCTTCCGAAGTATCGCGATCGCGGAGTGGCGGGGCCGGTACGTCGTTGCCGCCGCAGGTGGGACGGGCCTGTTGTCTTTGCATTGGGCGGATTCGGGCCTTTCGGCGATGGGATCGATCCAATCGCCGGGGGAAGTGCGCTCGGTCGCTCTCGCGGAGACCTCGCTCGGGTTGATCGCAGCTCTTGGGCACGGGCATAGCCAGGCGATCGTGACGCTCTGGAACCTCGACGCCCCGGAGCCGAGGCTCCCTGAGGTCTACGCCGGCGGCGAGGTCAACGCCGTGGACCTGCTCGAGGTCGCGGATCACGAGATCCTGGTCGCCATCGGCACCGAGGCTGGGTTGGCCAGTGTCTGGGAGTTCGGCACGAGGCGCAGGTTGTGCGGCCAGCCTTGGCGGTACGACGCCGAGGTGCGCGCCGTCGCTCTCGGGCTGGTGGAGGGGACGCCCACGCTTGCGGCGGGCGACATGCACGGAACGGTTCACCTAGGCCCAGTCGGCCCAGCGGCCGCGGGCACACACCTACCGCACCCGGACGCGATCACCTCGATCGAGTTCGGACCTGTCGACGGGCGGACCATGCTGGCTTCCGCTTGCCTGGACGGCAACACCCGGCTTTGGGACCCCGTCCAGCCGTCCGCCGCGCGGGTCCCGGCGGAGGGGCATGCTGGGTCGATCGTACTCGTGCAAAGGACCCCCACCGGGGTGCCGGATGTTGTCACAGGCAACGATCTGGCAGTCGTGCAGTGGTGGTCCGGTGCTGAAGGTCGCCTGCTGGGGGAATTCGCCGTTGCCCGTCAAGCGCCGGTGAGGACGGTGAAGCAGTCCCGGAATCCGGTCGCGGACGTTGCGGCCGGCTACGTTGACGACCGGCTGATCGCGCTCACGTCGTACCAGGGGACTGTTGAGCTCCTGGAGTTCGACGATCCGTCCTCCGAACCACCCCGCGTGCTGCACCAGTACCCGGCGAAGGATCGACGCTGGCGACCGGTGACGCTGTACGTCGGTGCCGGCCGCGCGTTGTTCACCGCCCAGGAAGACTGGTCGAGTCCGGTCCGGGTGTACGACGCCTTCACCGGCCGGCCGGCCACACGACAGCACGCTGTGCCTGATGGCTCGACCGTTCGCGGGTTCCATCACGGTCTCGGGCGCTTGTGGCTCGCCGTCACCGAGGACGACCAACTTCTGCGATTGATCGAGGTGGGGCGTCGCGTTCGGCAACTCGGCAGACCGATCCGAACCCAGTCCTGGAACGTCGCCGTCGCGTTGGGTGTGCTCGAGGGTGACGACGTACTCGCTGTGCTCACGCCCGGGCTGCTGCGATTTTGCGATGCGAAGTCTGGAACGGACCGGATACCTCCCGTCGAGACATCCCTCACCTGCTGGGGAGTGAAGTTCGCGCGACTGGGGGAACGCGACCTCGTACTCACGGGTCACCACTCCACTATTCGGGTCTGGAACCCGTATACCGGCCGCATGCTCACGAAACTGGCGTTCGGCACCCCCATCGAGAGCATGGCGGTGTCTTCCGCAGCCGACGGTTCGCTCACCGTGGCAGTCGGCGGCCCAGGCCTTCTGCTGACGAACCTGCGCGAGCCGCAACCACCGCTGTGA
- a CDS encoding TetR/AcrR family transcriptional regulator has protein sequence MPTERAALETAQLREGGLRERHKLARRTRILEAARELLRERPDDPLTAERIAERAEVAPATVYNLVGPRDKIWQALAASFLGELEQRLAEAHTRDAIGRAQEVVAQTVDLFIENASVSRRILIEWEQSGLVLSRGPLSHLRHALADAQRTGLLRTDIDVATLAGVVASASVGVTHQWIAGQIDEQQFAAQALLALDVALAAAAVDQQRSHFLSRLNSHRTVRPTTRQTT, from the coding sequence ATGCCGACTGAGCGGGCCGCCCTTGAGACGGCGCAGCTGCGTGAAGGAGGCCTGCGCGAGCGTCACAAACTGGCGCGGCGCACTCGAATCCTCGAAGCGGCGCGCGAGCTCCTGCGGGAGCGGCCCGACGATCCCCTGACGGCCGAGCGGATCGCCGAGCGTGCGGAGGTAGCGCCCGCGACCGTCTACAACCTCGTCGGACCGCGCGACAAGATTTGGCAGGCCCTCGCCGCATCCTTCCTGGGAGAGCTCGAGCAGCGCCTCGCCGAAGCCCACACGCGCGATGCCATCGGCCGCGCACAGGAAGTGGTAGCACAGACGGTCGACCTGTTCATCGAGAACGCCAGTGTGTCGCGGCGGATCCTCATCGAGTGGGAGCAGAGCGGGCTGGTCCTCAGCCGCGGCCCACTCAGCCACTTGCGGCACGCTCTCGCCGACGCACAGCGCACAGGCCTGCTGCGCACCGACATCGACGTGGCAACACTCGCCGGGGTCGTCGCCAGCGCCAGCGTTGGCGTAACGCACCAATGGATCGCCGGCCAAATCGACGAGCAACAATTCGCCGCCCAGGCACTCCTCGCCCTCGACGTAGCCCTCGCCGCGGCGGCCGTGGACCAACAACGCAGCCACTTCCTGAGCCGCTTGAATAGCCACCGCACGGTACGACCCACAACGCGACAGACGACATGA
- a CDS encoding alpha/beta fold hydrolase, whose amino-acid sequence MTTSAAAEPVPLVQRFEGSGGIGLVADVWGVEDAPPIVLLHGGGQTRGAWKAAGRLLAGLGWRVIAPDLRGHGESDWSPDGAYDVDLFADDVRAIVAGLGEPPVLVGASLGGLSSLLATGEAPRAVTRALVLVDVAHRPNPAGTRRIVDFMAGRPDGFSSLDEAADSVAAYLPHRDRPEDHDGLRRNLRRKGDRWIWHWDPLLVERFVDRIHTPGAPARYLAAARAASVPILLVRGAISDVVSDVIAAEFCAKVPAAQRIDVAGAGHMVAGDRNEHFIQAILPFLAGLRQST is encoded by the coding sequence ATGACCACCAGCGCCGCCGCGGAGCCGGTACCGCTGGTGCAGCGGTTCGAGGGCAGCGGCGGGATCGGGCTCGTGGCGGACGTTTGGGGTGTGGAGGACGCGCCGCCGATCGTTCTCTTGCATGGCGGCGGCCAGACTCGCGGCGCGTGGAAGGCGGCGGGGCGGTTATTGGCTGGCTTGGGGTGGAGGGTCATCGCGCCGGATCTGCGCGGGCACGGCGAAAGTGACTGGTCGCCCGACGGCGCCTATGACGTCGACCTCTTCGCCGACGACGTACGCGCGATCGTTGCCGGCCTCGGCGAGCCGCCCGTGCTCGTGGGCGCTTCGCTCGGCGGCCTCAGTTCCTTGCTGGCCACGGGCGAAGCACCGCGAGCCGTCACCCGCGCCCTGGTACTCGTCGATGTCGCCCACCGCCCGAACCCTGCCGGTACTCGCCGAATCGTCGACTTCATGGCGGGCCGGCCAGACGGATTCTCAAGCCTCGACGAAGCCGCCGATTCCGTAGCGGCCTACCTACCGCATCGTGATCGTCCGGAAGACCACGACGGACTTCGGCGGAACCTGCGGAGGAAAGGCGATCGCTGGATCTGGCACTGGGACCCACTCCTGGTCGAACGCTTCGTCGATCGCATCCATACGCCCGGCGCCCCGGCGCGCTATCTCGCCGCCGCCCGTGCCGCCAGTGTCCCGATCTTGCTCGTCCGGGGCGCGATCAGTGACGTCGTATCCGACGTGATCGCCGCAGAGTTCTGCGCGAAAGTACCCGCCGCCCAACGCATCGACGTGGCAGGCGCCGGTCACATGGTCGCCGGCGATCGCAACGAGCACTTCATCCAGGCGATCCTCCCGTTCCTGGCCGGCCTCCGCCAGAGCACCTGA
- the ligA gene encoding NAD-dependent DNA ligase LigA, with protein sequence MDVGKRIQELADQIVLLRDAYYQGAPAVADAEYDTIEDELRTLIESNPELAPDPNPLDQVGAPAVLHAPVRHSRPMLSLEKATRPEQVEAFFNRFPGRSVVVMPKLDGLSLALVYENGQLARAITRGDGTTGDDVTPLVRALADGVPTRVDAPGRVEVRGEAVMLRSTFAAYNANHPDRPLINPRNAAAGTLRAKDPATVAERRLQFLAFDLHTDPDSTDSDLDRALQALGFTAADMQHCDDAAAAQAVITTIEKQRNDLDYDLDGAVLRLADRGAFAAAGTRSSSPRGALAFKFAAEEKTTVLADVVWDVGKTGKIAPVAWLEPVFVGGTTVTRATLANQEVIRARGIKIGDTVLVRRAGDVIPFVAGVLDASRRTGAERDIVPPTTCPSCAQPLTEQGNSRELFCTNVACPAQTVRRLIHWASRAAADIDAIGGVWIERLAEAGILEHPSDFYRLTKERLFEFDRIGEISATRMIESIDNSRQVGLRRALIGLAIPMASEGTAARLCRAGFGSLEEVAEAGEDGLVAVDDIGPKVAASLVEHLARLRPELERLREAGVSLDVLEEDLPPVVAAGAPLAGKTVVVTGAISDPRSGEKVARPAFQRLCENAGATIASSVSASTDLLITGADVGASKLTKAEKLGVGVVDQAEIWRQLSAAGITL encoded by the coding sequence GTGGACGTTGGGAAACGCATTCAGGAGCTCGCTGACCAGATCGTGCTGCTGCGCGACGCCTACTACCAGGGTGCGCCGGCGGTGGCGGACGCGGAGTACGACACGATCGAGGACGAGCTGCGCACGCTGATCGAGTCGAACCCGGAGCTGGCGCCGGATCCGAACCCGTTGGACCAGGTCGGTGCGCCTGCAGTGCTGCATGCGCCGGTCCGGCACTCGCGGCCGATGCTCTCGCTGGAAAAGGCGACCCGCCCGGAGCAGGTCGAGGCGTTCTTCAACCGCTTCCCGGGCCGGTCTGTTGTCGTCATGCCGAAGCTGGACGGGCTTTCCCTGGCACTGGTCTACGAGAACGGTCAGCTGGCGCGGGCTATCACGCGTGGCGACGGGACGACCGGTGACGACGTGACCCCGCTGGTGCGGGCGTTGGCCGACGGCGTACCGACCAGAGTCGACGCGCCGGGCCGCGTCGAGGTTCGGGGTGAGGCGGTCATGTTGCGCTCCACCTTCGCCGCCTACAACGCCAACCACCCGGACAGGCCGCTGATCAACCCACGCAACGCCGCCGCCGGCACCCTGCGCGCGAAGGATCCGGCCACGGTCGCCGAGCGCCGCCTGCAGTTCCTCGCGTTCGACCTCCACACCGATCCCGACAGCACGGACTCCGACCTGGACCGGGCGTTGCAGGCCCTCGGGTTCACGGCCGCCGACATGCAGCACTGCGATGACGCGGCCGCGGCGCAGGCTGTGATCACCACGATCGAGAAGCAGCGCAACGACTTGGACTACGACCTCGACGGCGCCGTGCTGCGACTGGCCGATCGCGGCGCCTTCGCCGCGGCCGGGACCCGTTCGAGCTCGCCGCGCGGCGCACTGGCGTTCAAGTTCGCCGCGGAGGAGAAGACCACCGTGCTGGCCGACGTCGTCTGGGATGTCGGGAAGACGGGCAAGATCGCCCCGGTCGCGTGGCTTGAGCCGGTCTTCGTCGGCGGTACGACGGTCACGCGCGCCACGTTGGCCAATCAGGAGGTGATCCGGGCCCGCGGTATCAAGATCGGCGACACGGTTCTGGTGCGTCGAGCCGGTGACGTGATCCCGTTCGTCGCCGGAGTGCTCGACGCGTCCCGGCGTACCGGCGCGGAGCGCGACATCGTGCCGCCCACCACCTGTCCGTCCTGCGCGCAGCCGTTGACCGAGCAAGGCAACAGCCGAGAGTTGTTCTGCACCAACGTCGCCTGCCCGGCCCAGACCGTACGACGGCTGATCCATTGGGCCTCCCGGGCAGCGGCCGACATCGACGCGATCGGCGGGGTGTGGATCGAGCGCCTGGCCGAAGCGGGGATCCTCGAGCACCCGTCGGACTTCTACCGCCTGACCAAAGAGAGACTGTTCGAGTTCGACCGCATCGGCGAGATCTCCGCCACCCGGATGATCGAGTCGATCGACAACAGCCGCCAGGTCGGCCTCCGTCGCGCCCTGATCGGACTCGCCATCCCGATGGCCTCGGAAGGCACCGCAGCGCGCCTTTGCCGCGCGGGCTTCGGTTCCTTGGAAGAGGTCGCCGAAGCGGGCGAGGATGGGCTTGTCGCCGTGGACGACATCGGACCGAAGGTCGCCGCCTCGCTCGTCGAGCACCTGGCCCGCCTCCGACCCGAACTCGAACGCCTTCGCGAAGCCGGGGTATCACTCGACGTCCTCGAGGAAGACCTCCCACCCGTCGTCGCCGCGGGTGCCCCTCTGGCCGGCAAAACGGTCGTCGTCACCGGCGCGATCAGCGACCCTCGTTCCGGCGAAAAGGTCGCCCGGCCGGCTTTCCAGCGTCTTTGTGAGAACGCCGGAGCCACCATCGCCTCGTCAGTCTCAGCCAGCACCGACCTCCTCATCACCGGTGCCGACGTCGGCGCCTCCAAACTCACCAAGGCCGAAAAACTTGGCGTCGGAGTCGTCGACCAAGCCGAAATCTGGCGCCAACTCTCCGCCGCAGGCATCACCCTCTGA